A section of the Halopiger aswanensis genome encodes:
- a CDS encoding GNAT family N-acetyltransferase, with product MVDYRPIPDRRELFHEYRMYAFAPEQGPPAYDPEEHDTPRALLGNPRGVFADGETGPDADPRCVCRHYWLNARVRGDRHPTAGLAAVATPPEHRRGGYVGTMLERSLEEYRERGDRFSVLWPFEYAFYRQFGWDTSNRIAFHECEPTDLSFATAAVDGDREGSFFPVDSDEYDTLEPAYERYAERYALALERDREWWQCRLLENYDTDPFVYAYERDGDVRGYLIYTIDDEPTREGRTLDVFEPAFADHDALLALLSFCHKHDSQVERVRLRLPTDVSLLDIAQRPDAFETTVKTGPMVRIVDVAETLSALSYPDLEAPASVTLSVTDPVADWNEGTFALSVSDGRGTCDRAAEETTDARLDIGALSQLVVGYRSATDLERTGRLETGDSATLETLEALFPETAVYLGDRF from the coding sequence ATGGTCGACTATCGCCCCATTCCGGATCGCCGGGAGCTCTTCCACGAGTACCGGATGTACGCTTTCGCGCCCGAGCAGGGGCCGCCGGCGTACGACCCCGAGGAACACGACACGCCGCGTGCGCTGCTCGGCAACCCGCGCGGCGTGTTCGCCGACGGCGAGACGGGCCCGGACGCCGATCCGCGCTGCGTCTGTCGCCACTACTGGCTGAACGCCCGCGTTCGCGGCGACCGCCATCCGACCGCCGGTCTCGCGGCGGTCGCGACCCCGCCCGAACACCGCCGCGGCGGCTACGTCGGGACGATGCTCGAGCGCTCCCTCGAGGAGTACCGCGAGCGCGGGGACCGATTTTCGGTTCTTTGGCCGTTCGAGTACGCCTTCTACCGGCAGTTCGGCTGGGACACCAGCAACCGGATCGCGTTCCACGAGTGCGAGCCGACCGACCTCTCGTTCGCGACGGCGGCGGTCGACGGCGATCGTGAGGGATCGTTCTTCCCCGTCGATTCCGACGAGTACGATACCCTCGAGCCCGCTTACGAGCGCTACGCCGAGCGGTACGCGCTCGCGCTCGAGCGCGACCGGGAGTGGTGGCAGTGCCGGCTGCTCGAGAACTACGATACCGACCCGTTCGTCTACGCCTACGAGCGCGACGGCGACGTGCGAGGGTACCTGATCTACACGATCGACGACGAGCCGACCCGCGAGGGCCGGACGCTGGACGTCTTCGAGCCGGCGTTCGCCGATCACGACGCCCTGCTGGCCCTCCTTTCGTTCTGCCACAAGCACGATTCGCAGGTCGAACGCGTTCGGCTCCGGCTGCCTACCGACGTCTCGCTGCTCGATATCGCGCAGCGCCCGGATGCCTTCGAGACGACGGTCAAGACGGGGCCGATGGTACGGATCGTCGATGTCGCCGAGACGCTCTCTGCGCTGTCCTACCCCGACCTCGAGGCGCCCGCATCGGTCACGCTCTCGGTGACGGATCCGGTCGCCGACTGGAACGAGGGGACGTTCGCGCTCTCGGTTTCGGACGGCCGAGGGACGTGCGACCGAGCTGCCGAGGAGACGACCGACGCGCGCCTCGACATCGGCGCCCTCTCGCAACTCGTCGTCGGCTACCGCTCGGCGACCGACCTCGAGCGAACTGGACGGCTCGAAACCGGCGACTCAGCCACCCTTGAGACGCTCGAGGCGCTGTTCCCCGAGACGGCGGTCTACCTCGGCGATCGGTTCTGA
- a CDS encoding lycopene cyclase domain-containing protein, translating into MTLSYLEFHAAFLCPPILALGWLAYRRAESSQARRRWSRRVGTGLAIIVALAVVYTTPWTNLLIPQGVWWYGEGVVRGTLWHTPLEEYLFFVLQPILTALVLVQFGPPGSERSVELGLKLELPGRHRIAGCCAGLTVIGLGWELLSSGSTETYYLGALVLWAGPILTLQWAFGAPYLWAIRRFVGVAIALPTLYLWFADRLALEWGLWIISETHTTGYALAGLPLEEALFFLATNAFVVQGIVLYAWVVERADELPSVDDLRRIGRRSSRPVQRVETNRETEPEPNPDADSADAR; encoded by the coding sequence ATGACGCTGAGCTACCTCGAGTTTCACGCGGCGTTTCTGTGCCCGCCGATCCTCGCGCTGGGCTGGCTCGCATACCGGCGGGCCGAATCGTCGCAGGCGCGACGCCGGTGGAGCCGTCGAGTCGGAACCGGACTGGCGATCATCGTCGCCCTCGCGGTCGTCTACACCACGCCGTGGACGAACCTCCTGATCCCGCAGGGCGTGTGGTGGTACGGCGAGGGCGTCGTTCGCGGAACGCTCTGGCACACGCCGCTCGAGGAGTACCTCTTTTTCGTGCTCCAGCCGATCCTGACCGCGCTCGTGCTGGTGCAGTTCGGACCGCCGGGGTCCGAGCGGTCGGTGGAACTGGGACTGAAACTGGAGCTACCGGGCCGACACCGTATCGCCGGCTGCTGTGCCGGCCTCACCGTCATCGGTCTCGGATGGGAGCTGCTGAGTTCGGGGTCGACCGAGACCTACTACCTCGGTGCCCTGGTGCTGTGGGCCGGGCCGATCCTCACGCTGCAGTGGGCGTTCGGAGCACCCTACCTCTGGGCGATCCGACGGTTCGTCGGGGTCGCGATCGCGCTACCGACGCTCTACCTCTGGTTCGCCGACCGGCTCGCCCTCGAGTGGGGGCTCTGGATCATCTCCGAAACCCACACGACCGGCTACGCGCTCGCCGGCCTCCCGCTCGAGGAGGCGCTGTTTTTCCTCGCGACGAACGCCTTCGTGGTCCAGGGGATCGTCCTCTACGCGTGGGTCGTCGAGCGAGCCGACGAACTGCCCTCGGTCGACGATCTCCGGCGGATTGGACGCCGCTCGAGCCGACCGGTACAGAGAGTGGAGACGAACCGAGAGACGGAGCCGGAACCGAACCCCGACGCTGACTCAGCCGATGCTCGCTGA
- a CDS encoding tripartite tricarboxylate transporter permease, translating to MAGPVAAAIAASSASAAAASIAPIDLALDPRLTAQLLAWTLAGCLLGGCSGLVPGLHANNFALLLAGVAPAVPGPPLFVGCAMLAAGVVHTFLNAVPAMALGVPDAEMAITALPGHRMVLEGRGYEAIRLSALGSILAVLAAVPLAVPITRGVTAVYPTVRAHLSLVLAAVVVALISAERTWRRMVGGALSFALAAGLGWLTLDLEPTAPLEAGGTLAPLFAGLFGAPVLIDAIFGSGIPPQDGEGIATSKRLVGTTALAGALAGAVVGYIPGVSAAIAAVAVLVVVPGGASDRGYIVATSGVDTANTIFALFALVAIGQPRTGVMVAFENVNAPLELPVLIASIVVAGLLGFVLVIIVGDAYLEVVGRLTYWKLSAAVLALLLVLSVLFAGPIGIAIFVAATAIGLVPVRLRARRVHLMGVLIGPLMLGL from the coding sequence ATGGCTGGGCCAGTCGCTGCGGCGATAGCCGCATCTAGTGCGTCGGCGGCAGCCGCGTCAATCGCGCCGATCGATCTGGCCCTCGATCCACGGCTGACAGCGCAGTTGCTCGCGTGGACCCTCGCCGGCTGTCTGCTCGGGGGTTGTAGCGGCCTCGTCCCGGGCCTGCACGCCAACAACTTCGCGCTCCTGCTGGCCGGCGTCGCGCCCGCGGTGCCGGGCCCGCCGCTGTTCGTCGGCTGCGCGATGCTCGCGGCCGGCGTCGTCCACACCTTTCTGAACGCCGTCCCCGCGATGGCGCTCGGCGTCCCCGACGCCGAGATGGCGATCACGGCGCTGCCCGGCCACCGGATGGTTCTCGAGGGCCGCGGCTACGAAGCGATCCGGCTGTCCGCGCTGGGGAGTATCCTCGCCGTCCTCGCGGCCGTGCCGCTCGCGGTACCGATCACCAGAGGTGTGACGGCCGTCTATCCGACGGTCCGGGCGCACCTATCGCTCGTCTTAGCCGCGGTCGTCGTCGCGCTGATCTCCGCCGAACGAACGTGGCGCCGGATGGTCGGCGGCGCCCTTTCGTTCGCGCTCGCCGCCGGCCTCGGCTGGCTCACCCTCGATCTCGAGCCGACCGCGCCCCTCGAGGCCGGCGGGACGCTCGCGCCACTGTTCGCGGGGTTGTTCGGCGCGCCGGTGTTGATCGATGCGATATTCGGGAGCGGGATTCCGCCCCAAGACGGCGAGGGAATCGCGACGTCGAAGCGGCTCGTCGGGACGACAGCGCTCGCGGGCGCGCTGGCGGGTGCCGTCGTCGGCTACATACCCGGCGTCTCAGCGGCCATCGCCGCCGTCGCGGTGCTGGTAGTCGTCCCCGGCGGCGCCAGCGACCGCGGCTACATCGTCGCAACCAGCGGCGTCGACACGGCGAACACCATCTTCGCTCTCTTTGCGCTGGTCGCCATCGGCCAACCGCGAACCGGCGTGATGGTTGCCTTCGAGAACGTGAACGCGCCCCTCGAGCTACCCGTCCTGATCGCGAGCATCGTCGTCGCCGGACTGCTCGGCTTCGTCCTCGTAATTATCGTCGGCGACGCCTACCTCGAGGTAGTCGGTCGACTCACGTACTGGAAGCTCTCGGCGGCCGTACTCGCGCTGTTGCTCGTTCTCTCGGTGCTGTTCGCCGGTCCGATCGGCATCGCAATCTTCGTCGCCGCGACGGCGATCGGACTGGTTCCGGTTCGGCTGCGAGCCCGGCGCGTGCACCTGATGGGCGTACTGATCGGGCCACTGATGCTCGGACTCTGA
- a CDS encoding NADH:flavin oxidoreductase/NADH oxidase yields MADLFSDLSLRDLEIPNRLAVSPMCQYSCDTDGLPTEWHRVHLGSRAVGGAGIVMTEATAVEPRGRITPHDLGIWSDEHAEALQPITEFIRDQGGVPGIQLAHAGHKGSKTRPWDGNVPVSPDETDPDGAEGYEVLSPSPDAYPPFAGDRPAMRKADQDDIEGVIDAYRAAAERSLEAGFEIAEVHAAHGYLLHEFLSPVTNDRDDDYGGSFENRTRLVREVVRAVRDVWPDEKPVFVRISGTDWLENRESWDIDQSVRLAGDLADLGVDLLDVSSGGLHPDQRVPGGPNFQVPLAEAVREGTDDLAVGAVGGVTEPEQADALVRNGRADLVLVGREFLRDPYFGLRAAGELEDDAAQEWPVQYRRAVQR; encoded by the coding sequence ATGGCTGACCTCTTCTCCGACCTGTCGTTGCGCGATCTCGAGATACCCAATCGACTCGCGGTCTCTCCGATGTGTCAGTACAGCTGCGATACCGACGGGCTGCCGACCGAGTGGCACCGCGTGCACCTCGGGAGCCGCGCCGTCGGCGGCGCCGGGATCGTCATGACCGAGGCGACGGCCGTCGAACCGCGCGGCCGGATCACGCCCCACGATCTGGGCATCTGGAGCGACGAACACGCCGAAGCCCTGCAGCCGATCACCGAATTTATCCGCGATCAGGGCGGGGTTCCGGGCATCCAACTGGCCCACGCGGGCCACAAGGGGAGCAAGACCCGGCCGTGGGACGGCAACGTCCCGGTCTCGCCGGACGAGACCGACCCTGACGGCGCGGAGGGGTACGAAGTCCTTTCGCCCTCTCCCGACGCCTACCCGCCGTTCGCGGGCGACCGCCCGGCCATGCGGAAGGCCGATCAGGACGACATCGAGGGCGTGATCGACGCCTACCGCGCCGCCGCCGAGCGCTCGCTCGAGGCCGGGTTCGAAATCGCCGAGGTCCACGCGGCCCACGGCTACCTGCTCCACGAGTTCCTCTCGCCGGTCACGAACGACCGCGACGACGACTACGGCGGGAGCTTCGAGAACCGCACGCGGCTGGTCCGCGAAGTCGTCCGGGCCGTCCGCGACGTCTGGCCCGACGAGAAGCCGGTCTTCGTTCGCATCTCCGGTACCGACTGGCTCGAGAACCGTGAATCGTGGGATATCGACCAGTCAGTGCGACTGGCCGGCGACCTCGCCGACCTCGGCGTCGACCTGCTCGACGTCAGTTCCGGCGGGCTCCACCCCGATCAGCGGGTTCCCGGCGGGCCGAACTTCCAGGTCCCGCTGGCCGAAGCGGTCCGCGAGGGCACCGACGACCTCGCCGTCGGCGCGGTCGGCGGCGTGACCGAACCCGAGCAAGCCGACGCGCTCGTCCGCAACGGGCGCGCGGACCTCGTGCTCGTGGGGCGAGAATTCCTGCGCGACCCCTACTTCGGGCTGCGCGCGGCCGGCGAACTCGAGGACGACGCGGCCCAGGAGTGGCCGGTACAGTACCGGCGGGCGGTGCAGCGGTAG
- a CDS encoding BtpA/SgcQ family protein, whose product MTEVTPFADRFEANRPVLGMVHLPPLPGAPAFDGDRAAIRERALEDACRLEDGGIDGIVLENFGDAPFYPESVPPHVVAEMTAVASAVTDAVDVPVGINVLRNDAEAALSIAAAAGAEFVRVNVHVGTAATDQGVLEGQAHETVRLRDRIDADVAILADVHVKHATPIGETDIGRAALETVGRGRADGVIVSGSGTGAETSLEEVERVTDALADREAPVLIGSGVTRETVGDCFGAGASGAIVGTALKADGETTNPVSRERVESLVDAARTAGSSDA is encoded by the coding sequence ATGACTGAAGTGACACCTTTTGCGGACCGGTTCGAGGCCAACCGGCCGGTTCTGGGCATGGTACACTTGCCACCTCTCCCCGGCGCCCCGGCCTTCGACGGCGACCGCGCGGCGATCCGCGAGCGCGCCCTCGAGGACGCCTGCCGACTCGAGGACGGCGGCATCGACGGCATCGTGCTCGAGAACTTCGGCGACGCGCCCTTCTACCCCGAGTCGGTGCCGCCCCACGTCGTCGCCGAGATGACCGCCGTCGCGTCGGCGGTAACCGACGCGGTCGACGTCCCGGTGGGAATCAACGTCCTGCGAAACGACGCCGAGGCGGCGCTGTCGATCGCGGCCGCCGCCGGCGCCGAGTTCGTCCGAGTCAACGTCCACGTCGGGACGGCCGCGACCGACCAGGGCGTCCTCGAAGGGCAGGCCCACGAGACCGTCCGGCTACGCGATCGTATCGACGCCGACGTGGCGATCCTCGCGGACGTCCACGTCAAGCACGCGACGCCGATCGGCGAGACCGACATCGGACGGGCCGCCCTCGAGACGGTCGGGCGCGGCCGCGCGGACGGCGTCATCGTCTCCGGATCCGGAACCGGCGCCGAGACGTCGCTCGAGGAGGTTGAGCGTGTCACCGACGCGCTTGCGGACCGTGAGGCCCCAGTACTCATCGGCAGCGGCGTCACGCGCGAGACGGTAGGGGACTGCTTTGGGGCGGGAGCCAGCGGCGCGATCGTCGGCACGGCGCTCAAGGCGGACGGCGAGACGACGAACCCCGTCTCGAGGGAGCGCGTGGAATCGCTCGTCGACGCCGCGCGGACGGCGGGCTCGAGCGACGCGTAG
- a CDS encoding pyridoxal phosphate-dependent aminotransferase, with the protein MTFELSDRVQAVPPSGIRRFFEIAEERDEVISLGVGEPDFSTPWAARDAAITSLEQGKTSYTANRGKRELREAISDYVADRFDLGYGADEEIIVTAGASEAVDLAFRALVDPGDTVAIAQPSYISYEPGVIFAGGEVLSVPTKKEDDFRLTVDALEAAGASEADLLVLCYPNNPTGAIMRESDLEPVAEFAREHDLTVLADEIYAELTYEGDHTSIATLPGMRERTVVFNGFSKAHAMTGLRLGYALGPADVIGAMNKIHQYTMLSAPTTAQHAALEALDSCDGDVREMVEQYDRRRQFVLSRFREIGMDVFEAKGAFYCFPEVPEGWTAEEFAEAVLREQGVAVVPGDVFGAGGEGHLRVSYATGLDDLRKALNRLEAFVEDHV; encoded by the coding sequence ATGACCTTCGAACTCTCAGATCGCGTGCAGGCGGTTCCACCGTCGGGTATCCGGCGGTTCTTCGAGATCGCCGAGGAGCGCGACGAGGTCATCTCGCTGGGCGTCGGCGAACCCGACTTCTCGACGCCGTGGGCCGCCCGCGACGCCGCGATCACGTCCCTAGAGCAGGGGAAGACCTCCTACACGGCCAACCGCGGCAAGCGGGAACTCCGCGAGGCGATCAGCGACTACGTCGCCGACCGGTTCGATCTGGGCTACGGCGCCGACGAGGAGATCATCGTCACGGCCGGCGCGAGCGAGGCCGTCGACCTCGCCTTCCGCGCGCTGGTCGATCCCGGCGACACCGTCGCGATCGCCCAGCCGTCGTACATCTCCTACGAGCCGGGCGTGATCTTCGCCGGCGGCGAGGTCCTGTCCGTCCCGACGAAGAAGGAAGACGACTTCCGGCTCACCGTCGACGCCCTCGAGGCGGCCGGCGCGAGCGAGGCCGACCTGCTCGTCCTGTGCTACCCGAACAACCCGACCGGCGCGATCATGCGCGAGTCCGACCTCGAGCCGGTCGCCGAGTTCGCCCGCGAGCACGACCTGACCGTGCTGGCCGACGAGATCTACGCCGAACTCACCTACGAGGGCGACCACACCTCCATCGCGACGCTGCCGGGCATGCGCGAGCGGACCGTCGTCTTCAACGGGTTCTCGAAGGCCCACGCGATGACCGGCCTCCGGCTGGGCTACGCGCTCGGCCCCGCCGACGTCATCGGCGCGATGAACAAGATCCACCAGTACACGATGCTCTCGGCGCCGACGACGGCCCAGCACGCGGCCCTCGAGGCGCTGGATTCCTGCGACGGCGACGTCCGAGAGATGGTCGAGCAGTACGATCGGCGCCGCCAGTTCGTCCTCTCGCGGTTCCGCGAGATCGGGATGGACGTCTTCGAGGCTAAGGGCGCGTTCTACTGCTTCCCCGAAGTTCCGGAGGGCTGGACGGCCGAGGAGTTCGCCGAAGCGGTACTGCGCGAGCAGGGCGTCGCCGTCGTCCCCGGCGACGTCTTCGGCGCCGGCGGCGAGGGCCACCTCCGCGTCTCCTACGCGACCGGCCTCGACGACCTGCGCAAGGCGCTGAACCGACTCGAGGCGTTCGTCGAAGACCACGTCTGA
- a CDS encoding Brp/Blh family beta-carotene 15,15'-dioxygenase — protein sequence MLADVANRASSETDTAVNARRRAAGASHVAGLVTIILGLVISVVADSIPLVYQYAPLAASVVVLGLPHGAVDHLVLPRSRGQSVTPRALALVGGCYLAIGGAYAALWFVAPAVSFALFILLTLVHWGQGDVYALCELTGVSYLETPARKGLALVVRGGLPMLVPLVAFPDQYGFVAGSLVSLFDPGAAAALEGAFRPAVRHAIGVGFGTLVVATLALGYRRTDDLEPWLLDASETLGLAAFFDVVPPILAIGLYFTGWHSVRHILRTLLVDDAAVAALANGDVRGAIGRFARDAAPLTAGALAVFAALAVAVPRTPATVPDVAALYLVGIAVLTLPHVVIVALLDLEQGLWTGQ from the coding sequence ATGCTCGCTGACGTGGCGAATCGGGCTTCATCGGAGACGGATACGGCGGTGAACGCCCGTCGACGGGCGGCGGGTGCGAGCCACGTGGCGGGACTGGTCACAATCATTTTGGGACTCGTAATCAGCGTAGTCGCTGACTCGATCCCGCTAGTCTATCAGTACGCACCGCTGGCCGCCAGCGTCGTCGTACTCGGGCTTCCCCACGGTGCCGTCGACCACCTTGTCCTGCCGCGTTCGCGGGGCCAATCCGTTACTCCTCGAGCACTGGCACTCGTCGGGGGCTGCTATCTCGCGATCGGCGGCGCGTACGCGGCTCTCTGGTTCGTCGCCCCTGCGGTCTCGTTCGCGCTGTTCATCCTCCTCACCCTCGTCCACTGGGGCCAGGGCGACGTCTACGCGCTGTGCGAACTGACCGGCGTCAGCTATCTCGAGACGCCCGCTCGGAAGGGACTCGCGCTCGTCGTCCGCGGCGGCCTGCCGATGCTCGTGCCGCTCGTCGCCTTCCCCGATCAGTACGGGTTCGTCGCGGGTTCCCTCGTCAGCCTGTTCGATCCCGGTGCGGCGGCCGCGCTCGAGGGCGCGTTCCGACCGGCGGTTCGCCACGCTATCGGCGTCGGCTTCGGAACCCTCGTCGTCGCCACGCTCGCACTCGGCTATCGCCGGACGGACGACCTCGAGCCCTGGCTGCTCGACGCGAGCGAGACGCTCGGCCTCGCGGCCTTCTTCGACGTCGTGCCGCCGATCCTCGCGATCGGCCTCTACTTCACCGGCTGGCATTCGGTGCGGCACATCCTCCGGACGCTGCTGGTCGACGACGCGGCGGTCGCGGCGCTGGCAAATGGCGACGTTCGAGGCGCGATCGGTCGATTCGCACGCGATGCTGCGCCGCTGACCGCCGGTGCGCTCGCTGTCTTCGCTGCACTGGCGGTCGCCGTTCCGCGGACACCCGCGACGGTCCCCGACGTTGCCGCGCTGTATTTAGTCGGCATCGCCGTGCTGACGCTGCCCCACGTGGTCATCGTGGCGCTGCTCGATCTCGAGCAAGGACTCTGGACGGGGCAGTAA
- a CDS encoding mechanosensitive ion channel family protein, which yields MRASRTRIVDVDHFCSAVATSLRPDPIRRFQETHFTAFEIQLLATALLVVFVGLGLVAASRMRPLVRRRYGRQLAEISSVLVVGAVVVSSVYAFTLVWWVSGILESTLEMMTVDRMIATYQLVTVAIALTAYLAIRFVNRSIDKLAQTKALTKHQSEVAYHVADIGIVAAAGTVIFTLWGIDLTNIFIGAGAITAVVALTARETLAAMLAGFILLFTRPFTVGDWIRVNETSGIVTDVTLFTTQIQTFDDKHVLVPNDEVTDSQLTNYSKNDQLRIDVEVGVDYDADIEHARSIVTDAVGDLESVKNNPNPQVIAKRFGDSAIVLECRAWIGDPTMRRRLDARTDVIEAIDAAFDREGISIPFPQRVHAARAEALQVDGIGADRGRSSLEDRATGGD from the coding sequence ATGCGCGCCTCCCGTACCCGAATTGTCGACGTGGACCACTTCTGCTCTGCAGTCGCAACTTCGCTTCGACCGGACCCGATCCGGCGCTTTCAGGAGACGCACTTCACCGCGTTCGAGATCCAGTTGCTCGCGACGGCCCTTCTCGTCGTCTTCGTCGGGCTCGGGCTCGTCGCCGCGTCTCGCATGCGTCCCCTCGTAAGGCGCCGGTACGGGCGGCAACTCGCGGAGATATCCTCGGTACTGGTCGTCGGCGCCGTCGTCGTCTCGTCGGTGTACGCTTTCACCCTCGTCTGGTGGGTCTCGGGCATCCTCGAGTCCACCCTCGAGATGATGACCGTCGACCGGATGATCGCCACCTACCAGCTCGTGACGGTCGCGATCGCGCTGACGGCCTACCTCGCGATCCGGTTCGTCAACCGGTCGATCGACAAGCTCGCCCAGACGAAAGCGCTGACGAAACACCAGAGCGAGGTCGCCTACCACGTCGCCGATATCGGTATCGTCGCCGCCGCGGGGACCGTGATCTTCACGCTCTGGGGGATCGACCTCACCAACATCTTCATCGGCGCGGGCGCGATCACCGCGGTCGTCGCGCTGACGGCCCGGGAGACCCTGGCGGCGATGCTCGCGGGATTCATCCTGCTTTTCACTCGACCGTTTACCGTCGGCGACTGGATTCGGGTCAACGAGACTTCCGGCATCGTCACCGACGTTACGCTCTTTACCACCCAAATTCAGACGTTCGACGACAAACACGTTCTGGTCCCCAACGACGAGGTGACCGACAGCCAACTGACGAACTACTCGAAGAACGATCAACTTCGGATCGACGTGGAAGTCGGCGTCGATTACGACGCCGATATCGAGCACGCTCGGTCGATCGTTACGGACGCAGTCGGCGACCTCGAGTCGGTCAAGAACAATCCGAATCCGCAGGTGATCGCCAAACGGTTCGGCGATTCGGCGATCGTGCTCGAGTGTCGGGCCTGGATCGGCGACCCGACGATGCGCCGGCGACTGGACGCGCGAACCGACGTGATCGAGGCGATCGACGCCGCGTTCGACCGCGAAGGGATCTCGATCCCGTTCCCACAGCGCGTGCACGCGGCCCGCGCGGAGGCGCTGCAGGTGGACGGAATCGGCGCCGACCGCGGTCGCTCGTCGCTCGAGGATCGGGCAACGGGCGGCGACTGA
- a CDS encoding Lrp/AsnC family transcriptional regulator produces the protein MSEREVLELLRENARYSTADIARMTDLEEDEVEAAIAELEAAGVVRGYQAVVDWDKLEDERVRAEVELNVRLDRETGYGDIAERLARFPQVKALRLVSGDYDFDMEVEGDSIREVSQFISEKVAPVPEITQTVTHYVMTSYKENGIELGDGDEDDRLSVSP, from the coding sequence ATGAGCGAACGCGAGGTGCTCGAGTTGCTTCGTGAGAACGCGCGATACTCCACCGCCGACATCGCGCGAATGACCGACCTCGAGGAAGACGAGGTCGAGGCAGCAATCGCGGAACTCGAGGCAGCGGGCGTGGTTCGCGGCTACCAGGCGGTCGTCGACTGGGACAAACTGGAAGACGAGCGCGTCCGCGCCGAGGTCGAGTTGAACGTCCGCCTCGACCGCGAGACCGGCTACGGCGACATCGCCGAGCGCCTCGCACGATTCCCGCAGGTCAAGGCCCTGCGGCTGGTCAGCGGCGACTACGACTTCGACATGGAGGTCGAGGGCGACTCGATCCGCGAGGTCTCCCAGTTCATCAGCGAGAAGGTCGCGCCCGTCCCCGAGATCACCCAGACGGTCACCCACTACGTGATGACCTCTTACAAGGAGAACGGGATCGAACTCGGCGACGGCGACGAGGACGACCGGCTCTCAGTTTCGCCCTGA
- a CDS encoding thioredoxin family protein, with the protein MVLQESDTELEAGDAAPDFELPGVDGETYTLESFADSEALLLVFTCNHCPYAQAKFDLLNELAEEYDDVSVVGINPNDAEEYPEDSLEKMQEFVDEGRIRYDAYLRDESQDVAAEYGAVCTPDPFLFERAAPRAAENRAAEPRDEDDEFRLVYQGRLDDALNPDDQPTRFHIREAIDAVLAGEDVDLEWQPSQGCSIKWKDD; encoded by the coding sequence ATGGTCCTGCAAGAGTCCGACACCGAACTCGAGGCCGGCGACGCCGCGCCGGACTTCGAATTGCCGGGCGTCGACGGGGAGACGTACACGCTCGAGTCCTTCGCCGACAGCGAGGCGCTGCTGCTCGTGTTCACCTGTAACCACTGCCCGTACGCGCAGGCGAAGTTCGACCTGCTGAACGAACTGGCCGAGGAGTACGACGACGTCTCGGTCGTCGGAATCAATCCCAACGACGCCGAGGAGTACCCCGAGGACTCCCTCGAGAAAATGCAGGAGTTCGTCGACGAAGGTCGCATTCGGTACGACGCCTACCTGCGCGACGAGAGCCAGGACGTCGCCGCCGAGTACGGTGCTGTCTGTACGCCCGATCCGTTCCTGTTCGAACGCGCGGCGCCACGCGCCGCGGAGAATCGAGCGGCGGAGCCGCGAGACGAGGACGACGAGTTCCGCCTGGTCTACCAGGGCCGACTCGACGACGCCTTGAACCCCGACGACCAACCGACGCGGTTCCACATCCGCGAGGCGATCGACGCCGTGCTGGCCGGGGAGGACGTCGACCTCGAGTGGCAGCCCTCGCAGGGTTGTTCGATCAAGTGGAAAGACGACTAG